In the Helianthus annuus cultivar XRQ/B chromosome 11, HanXRQr2.0-SUNRISE, whole genome shotgun sequence genome, one interval contains:
- the LOC110888229 gene encoding LOW QUALITY PROTEIN: rac-like GTP-binding protein ARAC3 (The sequence of the model RefSeq protein was modified relative to this genomic sequence to represent the inferred CDS: deleted 2 bases in 1 codon), with protein MSFQGLGGHRPCHKKNNTVGSKHDSGENSLEGDFAHTRKEKYDKKMKYLLSFISRLDLHVLSDLFWLIINVCLFLFGTGQEDYNRLRPLSYRGADVFILAFSLISKASYENISKKWIPELRHYAPGVPIILVGTKLDLHDDKQFLTDYPGAVPITTGQGEELRKLIGAPAYIEYSSKTQQNVKTVFDAAICGSAATKVVLQPPKQKKKKKRKGQKGCSIL; from the exons ATGTCGTTTCAAGGGCTTGGCGGGCATAGACCGTGTCACAAAAAGAACAATACGGTCGGGTCAAAACACGACAGTGGCGAAAACAGTTTAGAAGGTGACTTTGCACATACTCGAAAGGAGAAATACGATAAGAAAATGAAG TACTTGCTATCCTTTATCAGTAGATTGGATTTACATGTCTTGTCTGATTTGTTTTGGTTGATTATaaatgtttgtttatttttgtttggAACAGGACAGGAAGATTACAACAGATTGAGACCTCTGAGTTATCGCGGTGCAGATGTTTTTATACTCGCGTTTTCACTAATTAGCAAGGCCAGCTATGAAAATATCTCTAAAAAG TGGATTCCTGAATTGAGGCATTACGCACCCGGGGTTCCAATAATCCTTGTTGGAACAAAGCTAG ATCTTCATGATGATAAGCAGTTTTTAACGGACTATCCCGGTGCAGTTCCAATTACAACGGGTCAG GGAGAGGAGTTGAGGAAGCTAATCGGTGCTCCTGCTTACATTGAGTATAGCTCAAAAACACAGCAG AATGTGAAGACTGTTTTTGATGCAGCCATT TGTGGTTCTGCAGCCACTAAAGTGGTTCTGCAGCCACCAAagcaaaagaagaaaaagaagcgAAAGGGTCAAAAGGGGTGCTCCATATTGTGA